In Microbacterium maritypicum, the following are encoded in one genomic region:
- a CDS encoding cytochrome c biogenesis protein DipZ → MDLIIIGLLGGLITGISPCILPVLPVIFLTGGAQSARYEDEVVPARRSRPYFVIAGLVLSFTLVTLGGSLLLGLLNLPQDIIRWVGIAVLIIIGVGLIVPRFQHILERPFQRFGQREVKNRGSGFGVGLALGAVFVPCAGPVLAAIIVAGSTGQIGIGTVLLTVSFSIGVAVPLLIFALAGRSVVERIRSFRSKERGLRIAAGIAMIALAVGLVFNVPQALQRLLPDYTAPLQEQIADSDQVKDALDLGGLVNEENKDLDKCTNGAEELESCGTAPSIKGIQEWLNTPNGEALDLKDLRGQVVLIDFWAYSCINCQRSLPHVVAWDEAYRDAGLQVIGIHSPEYAFEKDPGNVAAGARDFGIEYPVALDNNLSTWTNYRNRYWPAHYLIDAEGTVRHISFGEGNYAATESMIRELLKDADPSVDLPGATDVEDDTPDVGSTTRETFLGSSKDVNYGGDGDYRSGTNAYTFPKDQPADSFALDGDWTIETQYATPEGDDGRISLEYHAAEVRVVVAGTGDIELRRDDGSTETIAIDGTPRSYELLKQTDIAEGTLTLDVPPGIQVYSFTFG, encoded by the coding sequence ATGGACCTGATCATCATCGGCCTGCTCGGCGGGCTCATCACCGGCATCTCGCCGTGCATCCTGCCCGTGCTGCCCGTGATCTTCCTCACCGGGGGCGCCCAGTCCGCGCGGTATGAAGACGAGGTGGTGCCCGCCAGGCGCAGCCGCCCGTACTTCGTGATCGCGGGGCTGGTGCTGAGCTTCACGCTCGTCACGCTCGGCGGCTCACTGCTGCTCGGGCTGCTGAATCTGCCGCAGGACATCATCCGCTGGGTCGGCATCGCGGTGCTGATCATCATCGGCGTCGGGCTCATCGTGCCGCGGTTCCAGCACATCCTCGAGCGCCCGTTCCAGCGGTTCGGTCAGCGCGAGGTGAAGAACCGGGGGAGCGGCTTCGGCGTCGGCCTCGCGCTGGGTGCGGTCTTCGTGCCGTGCGCCGGCCCCGTGCTGGCCGCCATCATCGTCGCCGGCTCCACCGGTCAGATCGGCATCGGAACCGTGCTGCTCACCGTGTCGTTCTCGATCGGCGTGGCGGTGCCGCTGCTGATCTTCGCCCTCGCCGGCCGCAGTGTCGTCGAGCGCATCCGCTCCTTCCGCTCGAAGGAGCGCGGGCTGCGCATCGCCGCCGGCATCGCGATGATCGCGCTCGCTGTCGGGCTCGTGTTCAACGTGCCCCAGGCGCTGCAGCGTCTGCTGCCCGACTACACGGCTCCGCTCCAGGAGCAGATCGCCGACTCCGACCAGGTGAAGGACGCCCTCGATCTCGGCGGACTCGTCAACGAAGAGAACAAGGATCTCGACAAGTGCACCAACGGTGCCGAGGAACTCGAGTCGTGCGGAACGGCGCCGTCGATCAAGGGCATCCAGGAATGGCTCAACACCCCGAACGGGGAGGCGCTCGACCTCAAGGATCTGCGCGGCCAGGTGGTGCTGATCGACTTCTGGGCGTACTCGTGCATCAACTGCCAGCGTTCGCTCCCGCACGTGGTCGCCTGGGACGAGGCATACCGCGATGCGGGCCTGCAGGTGATCGGCATCCACTCTCCCGAGTACGCGTTCGAGAAGGACCCGGGCAATGTGGCGGCCGGCGCGCGAGACTTCGGCATCGAGTACCCGGTCGCCCTCGACAACAACCTGTCGACGTGGACGAACTACCGCAACCGCTACTGGCCCGCCCACTACCTGATCGATGCAGAGGGAACCGTGCGCCACATCTCGTTCGGAGAGGGCAACTACGCCGCGACCGAGTCGATGATCCGCGAGCTGTTGAAGGACGCGGATCCGTCCGTCGACCTTCCCGGCGCGACAGACGTCGAAGATGACACACCCGATGTGGGGTCGACGACGAGGGAGACATTCCTCGGTTCGTCGAAGGACGTCAACTACGGCGGCGACGGCGACTACCGCTCCGGCACCAACGCGTACACGTTCCCGAAGGATCAGCCGGCCGACAGCTTCGCGCTCGACGGCGACTGGACGATCGAGACGCAGTACGCGACGCCGGAGGGTGATGACGGACGCATCAGCCTCGAGTATCACGCCGCCGAGGTGCGGGTCGTGGTCGCCGGGACGGGAGACATCGAGCTCCGACGCGACGACGGATCGACGGAGACCATCGCGATCGACGGCACTCCGCGCTCGTACGAGCTGCTCAAGCAGACCGACATCGCCGAAGGCACCCTCACGCTCGACGTCCCGCCCGGAATCCAGGTCTATTCCTTCACATTCGGGTGA
- a CDS encoding anti-sigma factor domain-containing protein has product MNEKEFAELAAGAALHALSADDERRFRDAFAAHPEWQAIVEADAGAAGLLAETAATVDPPASIRSALLAQIAVTPQRIESDGDEPRAAAPAPESFTTEEAAAESPKPRRWTRTVFALAACLALLVGVGIGAVALNQQLNRPASVVALQEIEAAGDAEQATVALDDGGTATAHWSGSVGKAVLVADGLPNPGEGETYELWFVRGDAPVSAGVFDVDGGEATALLDGDMQAGDAIAVTVEQAGGSPTGQPTSDPVIVIPTA; this is encoded by the coding sequence ATGAACGAGAAAGAGTTCGCAGAGCTCGCGGCGGGTGCCGCCCTGCACGCGCTGTCGGCAGACGACGAGCGCCGTTTCCGTGACGCATTCGCCGCGCACCCCGAGTGGCAGGCCATCGTCGAGGCGGATGCCGGTGCGGCCGGGCTGCTCGCCGAGACGGCCGCGACGGTCGATCCGCCCGCGAGCATCCGGTCCGCCCTGCTCGCGCAGATCGCCGTCACGCCACAGAGAATCGAGTCGGACGGCGACGAGCCGCGTGCGGCCGCTCCAGCACCGGAGAGCTTCACGACGGAGGAGGCCGCCGCCGAATCCCCGAAGCCGCGCCGATGGACTCGCACGGTGTTCGCGTTGGCCGCGTGCCTCGCCCTCCTCGTCGGCGTCGGCATCGGCGCAGTGGCTCTGAATCAGCAGCTGAACCGCCCCGCGAGCGTGGTCGCCCTGCAGGAGATCGAAGCGGCGGGAGACGCCGAGCAGGCGACGGTCGCGCTCGATGACGGCGGAACGGCGACGGCGCACTGGTCGGGCTCGGTCGGCAAGGCCGTGCTCGTGGCCGACGGGCTCCCGAATCCCGGGGAGGGCGAGACCTACGAACTCTGGTTCGTGCGCGGTGACGCCCCCGTCTCGGCAGGCGTGTTCGATGTCGACGGCGGTGAGGCGACAGCCCTGCTCGATGGCGACATGCAGGCAGGAGATGCGATCGCGGTGACCGTCGAACAGGCCGGCGGCTCGCCGACGGGGCAACCGACGTCTGACCCGGTGATCGTCATCCCCACGGCCTGA
- a CDS encoding aminodeoxychorismate lyase, translated as MTGRFALMIDPVPAEEQRSDYADTFTQVDAAAPALSVGELSTQRGDGVFESIGVVDGHAQEVVPHLERLAHSARLCDLPVPNLAQWRQAIDRAAAQLGAGESVIKLILSRGVEHGPTPTAWVTAAPAADFSAVRETGVRVVTLDRGYDLGAAERAPWLLLGAKTLSYAVNMAALREAHRRGADDAIFLSSDGFVLEAPTASLILRFGDRFVTPAPNGGILHGTTQLSVYDHLAAQGFDVGYDRIPATDLPQADAAWLVSSVRLAAAITAVDDVSLPVDAALTADLNRYLLSPRD; from the coding sequence ATGACCGGGCGTTTCGCACTCATGATCGATCCCGTGCCCGCCGAGGAGCAGCGCTCCGACTACGCCGACACGTTCACGCAGGTGGATGCCGCGGCCCCCGCGCTCAGCGTGGGAGAGCTGAGCACGCAGCGCGGTGACGGCGTGTTCGAGTCGATCGGCGTGGTCGACGGGCATGCGCAGGAAGTCGTCCCGCACCTCGAGCGGCTCGCGCACTCGGCACGCCTGTGCGACCTTCCGGTGCCGAACCTCGCGCAGTGGCGCCAGGCCATCGACCGGGCCGCGGCACAACTCGGTGCGGGCGAATCCGTGATCAAGCTCATCCTCAGCCGCGGCGTCGAGCACGGGCCCACGCCGACGGCATGGGTGACGGCGGCGCCGGCAGCCGACTTCTCCGCCGTGCGGGAGACGGGCGTGCGCGTCGTCACCCTCGACCGCGGATACGACCTGGGCGCGGCCGAGCGGGCGCCGTGGCTGCTGCTGGGCGCCAAGACCCTCTCGTACGCCGTGAACATGGCTGCTCTGCGTGAGGCGCACCGGCGCGGGGCGGACGACGCGATCTTCCTGTCGAGCGACGGCTTCGTGCTGGAGGCGCCGACGGCTTCGCTGATCCTCCGGTTCGGCGACCGCTTCGTCACCCCCGCCCCGAACGGCGGCATCCTGCACGGCACGACCCAGCTCAGCGTGTACGACCATCTCGCGGCACAGGGTTTCGACGTCGGCTACGACCGCATCCCGGCGACGGATCTCCCGCAGGCGGATGCCGCGTGGCTCGTGTCGAGCGTCCGCCTCGCTGCGGCGATCACCGCCGTCGACGATGTCTCGCTCCCGGTCGACGCAGCCCTCACCGCCGACCTGAATCGCTACCTGCTCTCCCCGCGCGACTGA
- the pstA gene encoding phosphate ABC transporter permease PstA codes for MTTLTSAPPASANAASLTSGKLPTWAPWALLAASFAISAAIFGVAAAGAGSSLADFNIVGTAIVGILLYMVIITVISSIAESRRKAIDRLMTALVATAFLIALLPLVSLLWTVVANGVERFDAEFFSYSMRNVVGEGGGIVHAIWGTVLITLTATVISVPIGLMTSIYLVEYGRGKIAKAITFFVDVMTGIPSIVAGLFIYAAFALIFKPGISMGFMGALALAVLMTPVVVRGSEELLRIVPNELREASYALGVPKWLTILKVVLPTSIAGIMTSVMLAISRVIGETAPLLLTAGFTQSMNLNIFNGQMMTLPVFAYNQYMNQGTSPDAAVARAWAAALTLILIVMVLNLLARLIAKWFAPKVSGR; via the coding sequence ATGACCACCCTCACCTCCGCTCCCCCCGCCTCGGCCAACGCGGCCTCGCTCACCTCCGGCAAGCTGCCGACGTGGGCGCCGTGGGCCCTGCTCGCGGCATCCTTCGCCATCTCCGCCGCGATCTTCGGGGTCGCCGCCGCCGGTGCCGGATCCAGCCTCGCCGACTTCAACATCGTCGGCACAGCGATCGTCGGCATCCTGCTCTACATGGTCATCATCACGGTGATCTCGTCGATCGCGGAGAGCCGTCGCAAAGCGATCGACCGACTGATGACGGCGCTCGTCGCCACCGCCTTCCTGATCGCCCTGCTTCCCCTCGTGTCGCTGCTGTGGACGGTCGTGGCCAACGGCGTCGAACGGTTCGACGCCGAGTTCTTCAGCTACTCGATGCGCAACGTCGTCGGTGAGGGCGGCGGCATCGTGCACGCCATCTGGGGCACGGTGCTCATCACCCTGACCGCCACCGTCATCTCGGTGCCGATCGGTCTGATGACCTCCATCTACCTCGTCGAATACGGCCGCGGCAAGATCGCGAAGGCCATCACGTTCTTCGTCGACGTGATGACCGGCATCCCGTCGATCGTCGCCGGTCTGTTCATCTACGCCGCGTTCGCCCTGATCTTCAAGCCCGGCATCTCGATGGGCTTCATGGGCGCCCTCGCCCTCGCCGTGCTGATGACACCGGTGGTCGTGCGCGGCAGCGAGGAACTGCTGCGGATCGTCCCGAACGAGCTCCGCGAGGCGTCCTACGCCCTGGGCGTTCCGAAGTGGCTGACCATCCTGAAGGTCGTACTGCCGACCTCGATCGCCGGCATCATGACCTCGGTCATGCTCGCGATCTCCCGCGTCATCGGCGAGACCGCGCCGCTGCTGCTCACCGCCGGCTTCACCCAGAGCATGAACCTGAACATCTTCAACGGCCAGATGATGACGCTGCCGGTGTTCGCCTACAACCAGTACATGAATCAGGGCACGAGCCCCGACGCCGCCGTCGCGCGCGCGTGGGCCGCCGCCCTCACCCTCATCCTCATCGTCATGGTCCTGAACCTGCTCGCGCGTCTCATCGCGAAGTGGTTCGCCCCGAAGGTCTCCGGCCGCTGA
- a CDS encoding NUDIX domain-containing protein encodes MTGRQLQLPPDTANGSKWADKAVYAAGAVVWRLVDGKLRILLIHRTKYRDVTLPKGKVDPGEMLAETAVREVHEETGIRVSLGVSVGVSRYHLASQKQKVVHYWAAEATDSAIRESTFVPNREIAALEWVSVKKARARLSYPVDLEILDFFANLVDDGVLRTFPVIALRHAKATPRSEWDGSDASRPLTERGRKQAKSIVGPLRAFGVRRIVTSDAVRCVETITPLARALDRKPVKTDKMSQDAWEDGESDLRSVVGRRIRAGKPAVLCSHGPVLPGLLSEIALATGTIHGSYLSSAADLEPAAFSVVHLSATNPGSGIIAIETHVPKV; translated from the coding sequence ATGACCGGGCGGCAGCTGCAGCTCCCACCCGACACCGCGAACGGGTCGAAGTGGGCGGACAAGGCCGTGTACGCGGCGGGAGCCGTCGTCTGGCGACTCGTCGACGGCAAGCTGCGCATCCTCCTGATCCACCGCACGAAGTACCGCGACGTCACGCTGCCCAAGGGCAAGGTCGACCCCGGAGAGATGCTTGCCGAGACCGCCGTCCGGGAAGTGCACGAAGAGACCGGCATCCGCGTCTCGCTCGGGGTGTCGGTCGGTGTGAGCCGGTATCACCTGGCGTCCCAGAAGCAGAAGGTCGTGCACTACTGGGCAGCGGAAGCGACGGACTCCGCCATCCGGGAGTCGACGTTCGTGCCCAACCGCGAGATCGCCGCGCTGGAGTGGGTCAGTGTGAAGAAGGCGCGTGCGCGCCTGAGCTACCCCGTCGACCTGGAGATCCTCGACTTCTTCGCCAACCTCGTCGACGACGGAGTGCTGCGCACCTTCCCCGTGATCGCGCTGCGGCATGCGAAGGCCACGCCCCGTTCGGAGTGGGACGGATCGGATGCCTCCCGGCCGCTCACCGAGCGCGGTCGAAAGCAGGCGAAGTCGATCGTGGGACCGCTGCGTGCCTTCGGAGTGCGCCGGATCGTGACGAGCGACGCGGTGCGCTGCGTCGAGACGATCACCCCGCTCGCCCGTGCACTCGATCGCAAGCCGGTGAAGACCGACAAGATGAGCCAGGACGCCTGGGAGGACGGCGAGTCCGATCTGCGCTCGGTCGTCGGACGCCGCATCCGCGCCGGCAAGCCGGCCGTGCTGTGCAGCCACGGCCCGGTGCTGCCCGGCCTGCTCTCGGAGATCGCGCTGGCCACCGGCACCATCCACGGGTCGTATCTCAGCAGCGCCGCAGACCTCGAGCCGGCCGCGTTCTCCGTCGTCCACCTCTCCGCCACGAATCCCGGATCGGGCATCATCGCGATCGAGACCCACGTCCCGAAGGTCTGA
- the pstC gene encoding phosphate ABC transporter permease subunit PstC, protein MSTTAQAPTPAPAKAPPAPIKAKQRLGDRVFSGTALGAGIIILIVLALVAAFLFIQSLPAFQLDTSDNHILKGESFWVYVWPLVFGTLWASFIALLIAAPIAIGIALFISHYAHRRLAAFLGYVIDLLAAVPSVVFGLWGGLVLAPLLQPIYAWLNTNASWVPFFGGQVSSTGKTILTAALVLAVMCIPIMTAICREVFLQTPKLHEEAALALGSTRWEMVRMAVLPFARGGMVSAAMLALGRALGETMAVTMVLSPSAVVSFLVLTATNPTPIPANIALAFPEAHGTGVNTLIATGLILFVVTFAVNALARWIVARRAEFSGAN, encoded by the coding sequence ATGAGCACGACCGCGCAGGCGCCCACACCGGCACCGGCCAAAGCGCCGCCCGCACCGATCAAGGCGAAGCAGCGACTCGGAGACCGGGTCTTCTCCGGCACCGCGCTCGGGGCGGGGATCATCATCCTCATCGTCCTCGCGCTCGTCGCCGCCTTCCTCTTCATCCAGAGCCTCCCGGCGTTCCAGCTCGACACCAGCGACAACCACATCCTCAAGGGCGAATCCTTCTGGGTGTACGTGTGGCCGCTGGTCTTCGGCACGCTCTGGGCCTCGTTCATCGCCCTGCTCATCGCCGCTCCGATCGCCATCGGCATCGCCCTGTTCATCTCGCACTACGCGCACCGGAGGCTCGCGGCCTTCCTCGGATACGTCATCGATCTGCTCGCCGCCGTGCCGTCCGTGGTGTTCGGCCTCTGGGGCGGGCTGGTGCTCGCTCCCCTGCTGCAGCCCATCTACGCCTGGCTGAACACGAACGCCTCCTGGGTGCCCTTCTTCGGTGGCCAGGTCTCCTCGACCGGCAAGACGATCCTCACCGCAGCCCTCGTGCTCGCGGTGATGTGCATCCCGATCATGACGGCCATCTGCCGCGAGGTCTTCCTGCAGACCCCGAAGCTCCACGAAGAAGCCGCACTCGCCCTCGGCTCCACACGCTGGGAGATGGTCCGCATGGCGGTGCTCCCCTTCGCCCGCGGCGGCATGGTGTCCGCCGCGATGCTGGCCCTGGGACGAGCACTCGGCGAGACCATGGCCGTGACCATGGTGCTCTCCCCCTCGGCCGTCGTCAGCTTCCTGGTGCTCACCGCCACCAACCCGACGCCGATCCCCGCCAACATCGCCCTGGCCTTCCCCGAAGCGCACGGCACCGGCGTGAACACGCTCATCGCCACCGGCCTCATCCTCTTCGTCGTGACCTTCGCGGTCAATGCGCTGGCGCGCTGGATCGTCGCGCGCCGCGCCGAGTTCTCGGGAGCGAACTGA
- the pstB gene encoding phosphate ABC transporter ATP-binding protein PstB, whose amino-acid sequence MSKSIEVNDLNVYYSNFLAVEGVSLDIQPRSVTAFIGPSGCGKSTFLRTLNRMHEVIPGARVEGEVLLDGKDLYGPGVDPVLVRRQVGMVFQRPNPFPTMSIKENVLAGVKLNNTRMSKSDQDALVEKSLTGANLWNEVKDRLDRPGSGLSGGQQQRLCIARAIAVSPEVLLMDEPCSALDPISTYAIEELIGELKNEFTIVIVTHNMQQASRVSDKTAFFNIAGTGKPGKLIEYDDTTSIFTTPSVQATEDYVSGRFG is encoded by the coding sequence GTGTCCAAGAGCATCGAAGTCAACGACCTCAACGTCTACTACAGTAACTTCCTCGCCGTGGAGGGCGTCTCCCTCGACATCCAGCCGCGCAGCGTGACCGCCTTCATCGGCCCCTCGGGGTGCGGCAAGTCCACGTTCTTGCGCACCCTGAACCGCATGCACGAGGTCATCCCCGGCGCCCGCGTCGAAGGTGAGGTGCTGCTCGACGGCAAGGACCTCTACGGTCCCGGCGTCGACCCGGTGCTCGTGCGCCGTCAGGTCGGCATGGTGTTCCAGCGGCCGAACCCGTTCCCCACGATGTCGATCAAGGAGAACGTCCTCGCGGGCGTGAAGCTCAACAACACCCGGATGTCGAAGAGCGACCAGGACGCCCTGGTCGAGAAGTCACTCACCGGTGCGAACCTGTGGAATGAGGTCAAGGACCGGCTCGACCGCCCGGGATCCGGCCTGTCCGGCGGGCAACAGCAGCGTCTGTGCATCGCCCGCGCGATCGCCGTGTCGCCCGAGGTGCTGTTGATGGACGAGCCGTGCTCGGCTCTCGACCCGATCTCGACCTACGCGATCGAAGAGCTGATCGGCGAGCTCAAGAACGAGTTCACGATCGTCATCGTCACGCACAACATGCAGCAGGCGTCCCGCGTGTCCGACAAGACGGCCTTCTTCAACATCGCCGGCACCGGCAAGCCGGGCAAGCTCATCGAGTACGACGACACGACGAGCATCTTCACCACCCCGTCCGTGCAGGCCACCGAGGACTACGTCTCCGGCCGCTTCGGGTGA
- the sigK gene encoding ECF RNA polymerase sigma factor SigK → MLVEMVIDGMDVPEDGATQDAVGDLLVRVADGDQAAFAALYDALSSRAFGLILRVLVNRAQSEEVLQEVFLEIWQSASRFAPNRGQGRTWVMTIAHRRAVDRVRASQSSADRDVRAGFKDIGVAHDSVAEQVELGIEGEKVVDALSGLPEVQREALVLAYYGGYSQNEIAALVGAPLGTIKTRMRDGLTRLRTAMGVTA, encoded by the coding sequence ATGCTTGTGGAGATGGTCATCGATGGAATGGACGTCCCGGAGGACGGCGCGACGCAGGATGCTGTCGGCGACCTCCTCGTGCGCGTCGCCGACGGTGACCAGGCTGCCTTCGCGGCCCTCTACGACGCCCTCTCCTCCCGCGCCTTCGGGCTGATCCTCCGCGTGCTGGTGAACCGGGCGCAGAGCGAGGAGGTCCTGCAGGAGGTCTTCCTGGAGATCTGGCAATCCGCTTCCCGCTTCGCTCCGAACAGAGGTCAAGGACGAACGTGGGTCATGACGATCGCACATCGTCGGGCCGTCGACCGGGTGCGGGCATCGCAGTCGAGCGCCGACCGCGATGTGCGGGCCGGATTCAAGGACATCGGTGTGGCACACGACAGCGTCGCAGAACAGGTGGAGCTGGGAATCGAAGGCGAGAAGGTCGTCGACGCTCTCTCGGGGCTTCCTGAGGTGCAGCGCGAGGCACTCGTCCTCGCCTACTACGGCGGTTACAGTCAGAACGAGATCGCGGCCCTGGTGGGCGCGCCGCTGGGGACGATCAAGACACGGATGCGAGACGGGCTGACCCGTTTGCGCACGGCGATGGGGGTGACGGCATGA
- a CDS encoding phosphate ABC transporter substrate-binding protein PstS yields MKISRIARIGAIGAVAALALAGCAANEGGTGSSEAPAESTLSGTIDATGASSQAAAQEAWVAAFQTANPDVTVNYEPTGSGTGRENFLEGGSNFIGSDRAFNDEEIAAGGFGACTTDDIVEVPLYISPVAVAFNLEGVDALNLDAATIAGIFAGTITNWNAPEIAALNDGVELPDLAISPVHRSDPSGTQETFAKYMSATAPDVWTYEVSDEWPIQGGEAAQGTSGVKQAITAGNGAIGFLDASQADGLGQVAVGVGEEFVPYSAEAASKLVEGSPLAEGRGEADLVFDVDPSAAADGAYPIALVSYLIGCEQYEDSNVAGLVKEYFSYIASAEGQDAAAENAGSAPISDGLREQVLAAIDLIQVG; encoded by the coding sequence GTGAAGATCTCCCGAATCGCACGAATCGGCGCCATCGGCGCCGTGGCCGCTCTCGCCCTCGCCGGCTGCGCCGCGAACGAAGGCGGCACCGGCTCGAGCGAGGCTCCTGCCGAGTCCACGCTCTCCGGCACCATCGACGCCACCGGCGCCTCCTCGCAGGCCGCCGCCCAGGAGGCCTGGGTCGCCGCGTTCCAGACCGCCAACCCCGACGTGACCGTCAACTACGAGCCCACGGGCTCCGGCACCGGTCGTGAGAACTTCCTCGAGGGCGGCAGCAACTTCATCGGCTCCGACCGCGCATTCAACGATGAGGAGATCGCCGCCGGCGGCTTCGGCGCCTGCACCACGGACGACATCGTCGAGGTCCCCCTCTACATCTCGCCCGTCGCCGTCGCCTTCAACCTCGAAGGCGTCGACGCCCTGAACCTGGATGCCGCCACCATCGCGGGCATCTTCGCGGGCACGATCACCAACTGGAACGCGCCGGAGATCGCCGCGCTGAACGACGGCGTCGAGCTCCCCGACCTGGCGATCTCGCCGGTGCACCGCTCCGACCCCTCGGGAACGCAGGAGACCTTCGCGAAGTACATGAGCGCGACGGCACCCGATGTCTGGACCTACGAGGTCTCCGACGAGTGGCCGATCCAGGGCGGCGAGGCCGCACAGGGCACCTCCGGCGTCAAGCAGGCCATCACGGCCGGCAACGGAGCCATCGGGTTCCTCGACGCATCGCAGGCCGATGGCCTCGGCCAGGTCGCCGTGGGCGTCGGCGAGGAATTCGTCCCGTACTCGGCGGAGGCCGCTTCGAAGCTCGTCGAGGGCTCGCCGCTGGCCGAGGGCCGCGGCGAGGCCGACCTCGTCTTCGACGTCGACCCGTCCGCCGCCGCGGACGGCGCCTACCCGATCGCCCTGGTCAGCTACCTCATCGGCTGCGAGCAGTACGAGGACAGCAACGTCGCGGGGCTCGTGAAGGAGTACTTCTCCTACATCGCGAGTGCCGAGGGCCAGGATGCCGCCGCGGAGAACGCCGGCAGCGCCCCGATCTCGGACGGCCTGCGCGAGCAGGTGCTGGCCGCGATCGACCTGATCCAGGTCGGCTGA